Proteins found in one Desulfomicrobium apsheronum genomic segment:
- a CDS encoding ATP-grasp domain-containing protein codes for MLMEDEEILFSDIKLDPDTFYFLYIGEIKTDCLNQFFKETLSKIHGQSFDFISILPDVLESYPHKNTMVINPMARELFRAKGRKVSFRIPPRTFASLVSASDTVNELIRQLLDKQGHVFIHVFESVPELTLALIPGVRILGPSGHIANIWNNKLYQLQRLKNVAPLINYRVCQDAQDMMEAARELWEEWPDGIFVSQPYSAAGVNSFVARSQEEIETKTAHLRGKFFISRYIPHVADPTVLGIVANAQDVFIAATADQEIYDGNKFRGSTFPSEQPEATQQELREITRRIGQVMGRGGYRGIFGCDYIVDDQGRIFFVEVNARKQGTTMEMCCTLENALPPETPGLLELEYHAVMFDRFPDNKMEIKEALKGICWRTYNFKLEHEAETEHIVPVDEDERTLFRQIVSNGQEHGVIVVEHVGGKQAVMPGTFLGRVVAVARDRCLLDEDIRLGIEQLNGSIRKHSQTQESSEDDK; via the coding sequence ATGCTCATGGAAGACGAGGAAATCCTCTTTTCGGACATCAAACTTGACCCGGACACGTTTTATTTCCTGTATATCGGCGAAATAAAAACGGACTGCCTGAACCAATTCTTCAAGGAGACTCTCTCCAAGATTCACGGTCAGTCTTTCGACTTCATTTCCATCCTGCCGGATGTGCTCGAATCCTACCCGCACAAGAACACCATGGTCATAAACCCCATGGCCAGGGAGCTTTTTCGGGCCAAGGGCCGCAAGGTCAGCTTCCGCATCCCGCCACGGACCTTTGCCTCCCTGGTCTCCGCATCGGACACGGTCAATGAACTCATCCGCCAGCTTCTGGACAAGCAGGGGCATGTCTTCATCCACGTCTTCGAATCCGTACCCGAGCTGACCCTGGCGCTCATTCCCGGCGTGCGCATCCTCGGGCCCAGCGGCCACATCGCCAACATCTGGAACAACAAACTCTACCAGCTCCAACGCCTCAAAAACGTCGCCCCGCTGATCAACTACCGTGTCTGCCAGGATGCGCAGGACATGATGGAAGCGGCCCGGGAGCTCTGGGAGGAGTGGCCGGACGGCATATTTGTCAGCCAGCCCTATTCGGCGGCCGGAGTGAACAGCTTTGTCGCCCGTTCGCAGGAAGAGATCGAGACCAAGACCGCGCATCTGCGGGGCAAGTTCTTCATCAGCCGCTACATCCCGCATGTGGCCGACCCCACGGTTTTGGGGATCGTGGCCAACGCCCAGGACGTGTTCATCGCGGCCACCGCCGACCAGGAAATATACGACGGCAACAAGTTTCGCGGATCGACCTTCCCTTCCGAGCAACCCGAAGCCACGCAGCAGGAACTGCGCGAGATCACGCGCAGGATCGGCCAGGTCATGGGGCGCGGCGGCTATCGCGGCATCTTCGGGTGCGACTACATCGTCGACGACCAGGGCCGGATCTTCTTCGTGGAGGTCAACGCCCGCAAGCAGGGCACGACCATGGAGATGTGCTGCACCCTTGAGAACGCCCTGCCGCCCGAAACTCCAGGCCTGCTGGAACTGGAATATCACGCCGTGATGTTCGACCGCTTCCCGGACAACAAGATGGAGATCAAGGAAGCGCTGAAGGGAATCTGCTGGCGAACCTACAACTTCAAGCTCGAACACGAGGCCGAAACCGAGCACATCGTCCCCGTGGACGAGGACGAGCGGACCCTCTTTCGACAGATCGTGAGCAACGGCCAGGAGCACGGCGTGATCGTGGTCGAACACGTCGGCGGCAAGCAGGCCGTCATGCCCGGCACGTTTCTGGGCAGGGTCGTGGCCGTAGCCCGGGACCGCTGCCTGCTCGATGAAGACATTCGCCTGGGCATCGAGCAACTGAACGGCTCCATCCGCAAACACTCACAAACACAGGAATCAAGCGAGGATGACAAGTAA
- a CDS encoding KamA family radical SAM protein — protein MSINALDTFTTDLFEKLFTVKNDAAPSDEARQTIAELFRQAEAETLTGPIVALFAALEKFHDDRGWTPEQLGMTRDGLAALAVKHEQIDEHRVTVGGRVGKALAIVDAAQERVAEYLDRHPREAPSGIEVWDRMLENQARIKKVLGMSEDDWNSYSGQLRHAIESVETLSKVIDLPAKAVQDVLRVTKTYRMRLTPYYASLILPGQVNDPVLLQSVPTGEMIDNAGVEIPPVAADHSPARLIDQFYPRVVTIKATNMCAMYCTHCLRIAHIGAKDRLYGKEAYGEALQYIRANPEIRDVLVTGGDSLVLPNSMLKWLLGELDAIDHVRMKRLGTRIPVTTPQRIDDELLDILEASSDRKPLRVVTQINTAQEITPVSKAAFQAISKRVAAVMNQAVLLKGINDSSVKMWKLCETIQEAYVRPYYVFNCSYRNPQFMHLRVPVAVGQGIIESMYGNISGDAIPRYIATAGGKIPLHRTNVLEHAQGHVKMQKPWSGEQVMYPDPDPQEYARRDFGFAKYEK, from the coding sequence ATGAGCATCAATGCCCTGGACACGTTTACGACGGATCTCTTTGAAAAACTGTTCACCGTGAAGAATGACGCCGCGCCATCGGATGAAGCGCGTCAGACCATTGCCGAACTTTTCAGGCAGGCCGAGGCCGAAACGCTGACCGGCCCCATCGTCGCCCTTTTCGCCGCGCTGGAAAAATTCCACGACGACCGGGGCTGGACTCCAGAGCAGCTGGGCATGACACGAGACGGCCTCGCGGCCCTGGCCGTGAAGCATGAACAGATCGACGAACACAGGGTCACCGTGGGTGGCCGCGTCGGCAAGGCCCTGGCCATCGTCGATGCCGCCCAGGAGCGGGTCGCCGAATATCTGGACCGGCACCCCCGGGAAGCCCCGAGCGGTATCGAGGTCTGGGACCGGATGCTTGAGAACCAGGCGCGCATCAAAAAAGTCCTGGGCATGAGCGAGGACGACTGGAACTCCTATTCCGGCCAGCTTCGGCATGCCATCGAGTCCGTCGAGACCCTGTCCAAGGTGATCGACCTGCCCGCCAAGGCCGTGCAGGACGTGCTGCGGGTCACCAAGACCTACCGCATGCGCCTCACCCCATATTACGCGAGCCTGATCCTGCCGGGCCAGGTCAACGACCCGGTCCTTTTGCAGTCCGTGCCTACCGGAGAGATGATCGACAACGCCGGCGTCGAGATCCCTCCCGTGGCTGCGGACCATTCCCCGGCCCGGCTCATCGACCAGTTTTACCCCAGAGTGGTGACCATCAAGGCCACCAACATGTGCGCCATGTACTGCACCCATTGCCTGCGCATCGCCCACATCGGCGCCAAGGACCGCCTCTACGGCAAGGAAGCCTACGGCGAGGCGCTTCAGTACATCCGCGCCAACCCCGAAATCCGTGATGTGCTCGTGACCGGCGGCGACAGTCTGGTCCTGCCCAACAGCATGCTCAAATGGCTCCTGGGCGAACTCGACGCCATCGATCATGTGCGCATGAAGCGGCTCGGCACGCGCATCCCCGTAACCACCCCCCAGCGCATCGACGACGAACTTCTGGATATCCTGGAGGCCAGCAGCGACAGAAAACCCCTGCGTGTGGTCACGCAGATCAACACCGCCCAGGAGATCACACCGGTCTCGAAGGCCGCCTTCCAGGCCATCTCCAAACGCGTGGCGGCGGTCATGAATCAGGCCGTGCTCCTGAAAGGCATCAACGACTCCAGCGTCAAGATGTGGAAACTGTGCGAGACCATCCAGGAAGCCTATGTCCGCCCCTACTATGTCTTCAACTGCAGCTACCGCAACCCGCAGTTCATGCATTTGCGAGTGCCCGTGGCCGTCGGGCAGGGCATCATCGAGAGCATGTACGGCAACATCTCCGGTGACGCCATCCCACGCTACATCGCCACAGCCGGGGGCAAGATCCCATTGCACCGCACCAACGTGCTCGAACACGCGCAAGGCCACGTGAAGATGCAAAAACCCTGGAGCGGCGAGCAGGTCATGTACCCAGATCCCGATCCGCAAGAATACGCCCGCCGGGACTTCGGTTTCGCCAAGTACGAAAAATGA
- a CDS encoding M20 family metallopeptidase — MHDKIQSYLAPRRRDALDLLRRLVEIQSGSRNKPGLDRMAGEMATVLGEVLPDVRTLPFTEHGNMVQAMTAPAAKGRKGIVLVGHMDTVFPADTAFTAFREEGDRCHGPGVYDMKGGLVVAVYALKALAHLGLLDEIPITMLCNSDEEIGSPASRPWIEKEAQGALAALVFEGGGADRNVVTGRKGRLGMLLTVQGQAGHAAKGGAKASAILELAHMVIALEGLNDGRDITLNVGLIEGGIGPNTVPELATAALDARFLNPQSRQRLEKDLDRIVSRTTIPGTVATLIKQSGRPAMPQSEGNRRLYAMAREQAQILGYDLPEELRSGVSDANFIAGLDVPVLDGLGPVGDLDHSDLEYILKDTLSERAALTAATIAAIWNHATSA; from the coding sequence ATGCACGACAAAATCCAGTCATATCTCGCCCCCCGCCGCAGGGATGCCCTTGATCTGCTGCGGCGGCTGGTCGAGATCCAGAGCGGCAGCCGCAACAAGCCGGGCCTTGACCGCATGGCGGGGGAAATGGCCACGGTCCTTGGCGAGGTCTTGCCCGACGTGCGCACCCTGCCCTTCACGGAGCACGGCAACATGGTCCAGGCCATGACCGCTCCGGCCGCGAAGGGACGCAAGGGGATCGTGCTGGTCGGGCACATGGATACGGTCTTCCCCGCCGACACGGCCTTCACCGCGTTTCGCGAGGAAGGCGACCGCTGCCACGGCCCGGGCGTCTATGACATGAAAGGCGGCCTCGTGGTTGCGGTCTATGCACTGAAAGCCCTGGCGCACCTGGGCCTTCTGGACGAAATCCCGATCACCATGCTGTGCAATTCCGACGAAGAGATAGGCTCTCCCGCTTCCCGCCCCTGGATTGAAAAAGAGGCGCAAGGCGCCCTGGCTGCCCTGGTCTTCGAAGGTGGCGGAGCGGACAGAAATGTGGTCACCGGCCGCAAGGGTCGACTCGGGATGCTTCTGACCGTGCAGGGGCAGGCCGGACATGCGGCCAAGGGCGGTGCAAAGGCCAGCGCCATCCTGGAACTGGCGCACATGGTCATCGCCCTTGAAGGACTGAATGACGGCCGGGACATCACCCTAAACGTCGGCCTGATCGAGGGCGGAATCGGACCCAACACCGTGCCCGAACTGGCCACGGCGGCCCTCGATGCCCGGTTCCTGAACCCGCAGAGCAGGCAGCGGCTTGAAAAGGACTTGGACCGGATTGTCTCAAGGACCACCATTCCCGGAACCGTGGCCACCCTGATCAAGCAGTCCGGACGACCGGCCATGCCCCAGTCGGAAGGGAACCGGCGGCTTTACGCCATGGCTCGCGAGCAGGCGCAAATTCTGGGTTACGACTTGCCCGAGGAACTGCGCTCGGGCGTGTCCGACGCCAACTTCATCGCCGGCCTGGACGTGCCGGTGCTCGACGGGCTGGGACCCGTTGGCGACCTGGACCACAGCGATCTGGAGTATATTCTCAAAGACACGTTGTCCGAAAGAGCGGCGCTGACGGCGGCAACCATCGCAGCAATCTGGAATCATGCAACAAGCGCATGA
- a CDS encoding TAXI family TRAP transporter solute-binding subunit yields the protein MVGRKWLVALVVVLGMAVTAPQAMAKQDILFGGASITGVYYQVALQLSNMMNKHAADKYNYIGRPTGGSVFNINAIDRGAFDFAVAQSDRNWQGFNGAADWEGKPVKGLRSVFSMHPETVLLVTRKDTGIKTVMDMKGKRINIGNPGSGQRGNAEDVLRIYGLDFNKDFSAEALQQAEASRALVDQKVDAFFFTVGNPSAAVEEPAQSVELDIVPINSDGIKDFVAKHPYYIMTKIPAGTYKGVDKDVETYAVTATVISNDSVSEEVVYDMVKTVFENLDELKASHAAFRNLNPKEMLQGLSAPLHPGAIKYYKEKGWM from the coding sequence ATGGTTGGAAGAAAATGGCTGGTCGCCCTTGTGGTCGTACTCGGAATGGCGGTAACGGCGCCCCAGGCAATGGCCAAGCAGGACATTCTCTTCGGCGGAGCGTCGATCACCGGCGTCTACTACCAGGTCGCATTGCAGCTCAGCAACATGATGAACAAGCATGCAGCCGACAAGTACAACTACATTGGTCGCCCCACCGGCGGCTCGGTTTTCAACATCAATGCCATTGACCGTGGCGCGTTTGACTTCGCCGTGGCCCAGTCCGACCGCAACTGGCAGGGCTTCAACGGCGCCGCTGACTGGGAAGGAAAGCCCGTCAAGGGTCTGCGTAGCGTGTTCAGCATGCATCCCGAGACCGTTCTGCTGGTCACCCGCAAGGACACCGGCATCAAGACCGTCATGGACATGAAGGGCAAGCGGATCAACATCGGCAACCCCGGCTCCGGCCAGCGCGGCAATGCCGAAGACGTCCTGCGCATCTACGGCCTGGACTTCAACAAGGATTTCAGCGCCGAGGCACTGCAGCAGGCTGAAGCCTCCCGCGCCCTGGTCGACCAGAAGGTCGACGCCTTCTTCTTCACCGTCGGCAACCCCAGCGCCGCTGTCGAAGAGCCTGCCCAGTCCGTCGAACTTGACATCGTCCCCATCAATTCGGACGGCATCAAGGACTTCGTAGCCAAGCATCCCTATTACATCATGACCAAGATCCCGGCCGGCACCTACAAGGGTGTGGACAAGGACGTCGAGACCTACGCCGTGACCGCGACCGTCATCTCCAATGACTCCGTGTCCGAAGAAGTGGTCTACGACATGGTCAAGACCGTTTTCGAGAACCTGGACGAACTCAAAGCCTCCCACGCCGCTTTCCGCAACCTGAATCCCAAGGAAATGCTGCAGGGCCTCTCCGCCCCGCTGCATCCCGGTGCGATCAAGTACTACAAGGAAAAAGGTTGGATGTAG
- a CDS encoding TRAP transporter permease, whose translation MAEHETPKQDNVAPGQESSASMKKAAEDLVAMVEAGAREPSNFFASGAITLLCLCWSAFQLFLAYQPLNSHIARAWHLAFAVCLAFLAYPAYKQHTPPMWVNWTRKVLPNFARRSIRTFIPYYDMILAALATSGALYIWWDYDQLINRQGLPNTLDIWMGIILIVLLLEAARRSLGPALTILGSVFLAYTVFGPYLPEVLRHRGVPLDFIISDMYLTTTGIFGVPLGVSTDFVFLFVLFGALLDRAGGGKYFIDVAFSALGTFRGGPAKAAVLASGLTGLVSGSSIANTVTTGTFTIPLMKKVGFPAYKAAAVEVAASTNGQLMPPVMGAAAFIMAEIIGIPYLDVVRAAFLPAIISYLALFWVVHVESMKLGIKAIPRSQLPPFFKTLLRGCHFIVPLAVLIFFLVVVRRSPVTSALLAIESLAVIMLVQRPIIAYLTMCAHRRAGTLDPNVDTRHFMAVAFRQGLVDIWNGLIMGARNMISVGVATATAGIIVGVVTITGLVGRFITLIDTISMGNVVLMLIFTAITSLILGMGMPTTANYIIMATLTAPVIVQLGADAGLVFPIIAAHLFVFYFGILADDTPPVGLAAYAGAAIARSDPIKTGVQGFAYDLRTAILPFIFLFNTDLLMISGVTATGDIIWLDDYLHIAWIFFSGMIAMFAFASAIQGWLVKSCNWGERLLLLTICATTFRPGVFAPYLPFDRLGMQILGVSVFFLLAAWQMTLKKTKKKRKVTT comes from the coding sequence ATGGCAGAACACGAAACACCCAAACAAGACAACGTCGCCCCCGGCCAGGAGTCTTCCGCCAGCATGAAGAAAGCTGCCGAAGACCTCGTGGCCATGGTCGAAGCAGGGGCGCGGGAACCCTCTAATTTCTTCGCGTCTGGAGCGATCACGCTACTGTGCCTGTGCTGGTCCGCCTTCCAGCTCTTCCTGGCCTACCAGCCCCTGAATTCACACATCGCCCGGGCCTGGCATCTGGCGTTTGCAGTGTGTCTGGCCTTTCTGGCCTATCCTGCCTACAAGCAGCACACTCCGCCCATGTGGGTCAACTGGACCCGGAAGGTCCTCCCGAATTTCGCCAGGCGCTCCATACGCACCTTCATTCCCTACTACGACATGATCCTTGCGGCGCTGGCCACGTCAGGCGCGCTCTACATCTGGTGGGACTACGACCAACTCATCAACCGGCAGGGCCTGCCCAACACCTTGGACATCTGGATGGGCATCATCCTGATCGTGCTGTTGCTTGAAGCCGCCCGACGCTCCCTTGGTCCGGCGCTGACCATACTGGGCTCGGTCTTTCTGGCCTACACGGTCTTTGGGCCCTATTTGCCCGAGGTGCTGCGTCATCGCGGCGTGCCGCTCGATTTCATCATCAGCGACATGTACCTGACCACCACCGGCATTTTCGGAGTACCGCTTGGCGTATCCACGGATTTCGTCTTCCTCTTCGTCCTTTTTGGCGCACTGCTCGACCGCGCGGGCGGCGGAAAATATTTCATCGACGTAGCCTTCTCGGCGCTCGGCACCTTTCGCGGCGGCCCGGCCAAGGCCGCGGTCCTGGCTTCGGGCCTGACCGGGCTGGTCTCGGGCTCTTCCATTGCCAACACCGTGACCACCGGCACCTTCACCATCCCGCTGATGAAGAAGGTGGGCTTTCCGGCATACAAGGCCGCGGCCGTGGAGGTCGCGGCGTCCACCAACGGCCAGCTCATGCCTCCGGTCATGGGCGCGGCGGCCTTCATCATGGCGGAGATAATAGGCATTCCATATCTGGATGTCGTCCGGGCCGCTTTCCTGCCCGCGATCATCTCCTACCTCGCCCTGTTCTGGGTCGTACATGTCGAGTCCATGAAACTGGGCATCAAGGCCATTCCCCGTTCCCAACTCCCGCCGTTCTTCAAGACCCTGCTGCGCGGCTGTCACTTCATCGTTCCGCTGGCTGTGCTGATCTTTTTCCTGGTCGTCGTGCGCCGCTCGCCCGTGACCTCGGCGCTCCTGGCCATCGAGAGCCTGGCCGTGATCATGCTGGTGCAGCGTCCGATCATCGCCTACCTGACCATGTGCGCTCATCGCCGCGCCGGAACCCTCGACCCGAATGTGGACACCAGGCACTTCATGGCCGTGGCTTTCCGCCAGGGCCTTGTCGACATCTGGAACGGCCTGATCATGGGCGCGCGCAACATGATCTCCGTGGGCGTGGCCACCGCCACGGCCGGAATCATCGTCGGAGTGGTGACCATCACCGGCCTTGTCGGCCGTTTCATCACCCTCATCGACACCATCTCCATGGGCAACGTGGTCCTGATGCTCATCTTCACGGCCATTACCAGCCTGATCCTGGGCATGGGCATGCCGACCACGGCCAATTACATCATCATGGCCACCCTGACCGCACCGGTCATCGTGCAGCTCGGCGCCGACGCCGGGCTTGTATTCCCCATCATCGCGGCCCATCTGTTCGTCTTCTATTTCGGCATTCTCGCCGACGACACTCCGCCGGTGGGACTTGCAGCCTATGCGGGGGCGGCCATTGCGCGCTCCGACCCAATTAAAACCGGTGTGCAGGGTTTCGCCTACGACCTGCGCACCGCGATTCTGCCGTTCATTTTTCTCTTCAACACGGACCTCTTGATGATTTCCGGCGTGACCGCCACCGGAGACATCATCTGGCTCGACGACTACCTGCACATCGCGTGGATCTTCTTTTCCGGAATGATCGCCATGTTCGCTTTCGCCTCGGCGATCCAGGGCTGGCTGGTCAAAAGCTGCAACTGGGGGGAACGCCTTCTGCTGCTGACGATATGCGCCACGACATTCCGCCCAGGGGTATTTGCACCCTACCTACCTTTCGACAGGCTAGGCATGCAAATTTTGGGAGTCAGCGTTTTCTTTCTCCTTGCAGCATGGCAAATGACGCTTAAAAAGACCAAGAAAAAGAGAAAAGTCACCACATAA
- a CDS encoding universal stress protein has product MYKRILVPIDLQEPDDRARCMGLERSIELCRLYKAQLYILTVVPDMGMPIVANYFPPDAGDKIVGEAEEMLHEMVGVYIPDDIDANYLVAQGSIYRRILRMAEKINADLIVMPAHRLKLQDYLLGTNTAKVVRHAQCSVLVVRYDSEESCAIFDQSADQEDED; this is encoded by the coding sequence ATGTACAAACGCATTCTTGTCCCCATTGATTTGCAGGAACCCGACGATCGCGCCCGCTGTATGGGCCTGGAAAGATCGATTGAACTTTGCCGGCTATACAAGGCTCAATTGTACATACTGACAGTAGTTCCAGACATGGGAATGCCCATTGTAGCCAACTACTTTCCACCGGACGCAGGCGACAAGATTGTCGGCGAGGCCGAGGAAATGCTGCATGAGATGGTCGGCGTCTACATTCCTGACGACATCGATGCTAACTATCTTGTCGCACAAGGATCCATCTATAGAAGAATCCTGCGCATGGCAGAGAAGATTAACGCGGACCTCATCGTGATGCCTGCGCATCGTCTCAAACTACAGGACTATCTTCTTGGCACAAATACGGCAAAGGTCGTCCGGCATGCGCAGTGCTCGGTGCTGGTGGTGCGTTACGACTCCGAAGAATCCTGCGCGATCTTCGATCAGTCGGCCGACCAGGAAGACGAGGACTAA
- a CDS encoding NAD(P)/FAD-dependent oxidoreductase — MNHSVIVIGGGPAGLLASATAAAKGATVTLLERMDRPGRKLRICGKGRGNIGNTAPLNEFLTHFGKNFRFLRPALSHFFTTDTVELLNDLGVPTKEERGGRLFPTSDSAQDLVDAFVRNARTKGVTIRTGCRVRSITRKDGRFEVSFGTQTLTADRIILTTGGASYPATGSTGDGYELAKSLGHAIVPIAPALVPLITAGDTAAKLQGLSLKNVRVELRVDGKKAGEDMGEMLFTHFGLSGPLILTLSKAAVRAVDQGKKTEILIDLKPALDTAKLDARLLRDLAEHGKMHLENLLRGLMPPKLIPVCLEQTRLAGDKAAHQISSEERKRLRLWLKELRFTVSGYRPMREAIITSGGVDLSEVNPKTMQSKVCPGLFLAGEVLDMDADTGGFNLQAAMSTGYLAGLSASDAP, encoded by the coding sequence ATGAACCACTCAGTCATAGTCATCGGCGGAGGGCCCGCCGGTCTTCTGGCCTCTGCCACCGCCGCCGCCAAAGGCGCCACGGTCACCTTGCTCGAACGCATGGATCGCCCGGGTCGTAAGCTTCGGATCTGCGGCAAGGGACGCGGCAATATCGGCAACACCGCGCCTTTAAATGAGTTCCTGACTCATTTCGGCAAGAATTTTCGCTTCCTGCGCCCGGCCCTGTCCCATTTCTTCACCACCGACACCGTCGAACTTCTGAACGACCTTGGCGTCCCGACCAAGGAAGAGCGCGGCGGACGCCTTTTCCCGACCAGCGACAGCGCGCAGGATCTGGTGGACGCCTTTGTGCGCAACGCCAGGACAAAGGGCGTCACCATCCGCACCGGCTGCCGGGTTCGAAGCATCACGCGCAAGGACGGACGGTTCGAGGTCTCCTTTGGCACTCAAACTCTCACGGCGGACAGGATCATCCTGACCACCGGGGGCGCCTCATACCCCGCGACCGGCTCCACCGGCGACGGCTACGAGCTGGCCAAAAGCCTGGGACACGCCATCGTGCCCATCGCTCCGGCCCTTGTCCCGCTGATCACAGCCGGGGATACCGCCGCAAAGTTGCAGGGGTTGTCGCTCAAGAACGTGCGCGTTGAATTGCGCGTTGACGGCAAGAAGGCCGGAGAAGACATGGGCGAGATGCTCTTCACCCACTTCGGGCTATCCGGCCCCCTCATCCTGACCTTGAGCAAGGCTGCCGTGCGCGCGGTGGACCAGGGCAAAAAGACCGAGATCCTCATCGATCTGAAACCCGCCCTGGACACGGCCAAGCTGGACGCCCGCCTTCTGCGCGACCTGGCGGAGCATGGCAAAATGCACCTGGAAAACCTGTTGCGCGGCCTCATGCCACCCAAGCTCATCCCGGTCTGCCTCGAACAGACACGCCTGGCCGGAGACAAGGCCGCCCACCAGATATCCTCCGAGGAACGCAAGCGCCTGCGCCTGTGGCTCAAGGAACTGCGCTTCACCGTCAGCGGCTACCGCCCCATGCGCGAGGCCATCATCACCTCCGGCGGCGTGGATCTGTCCGAGGTCAACCCCAAGACCATGCAATCGAAAGTCTGCCCGGGGCTTTTTCTGGCCGGGGAAGTGCTGGACATGGACGCCGACACGGGCGGCTTCAACCTGCAGGCGGCCATGTCCACGGGTTACCTGGCGGGGCTGAGCGCCTCCGACGCTCCATGA
- a CDS encoding peroxiredoxin codes for MTDFKIPAPGEPAPAFCLDGASRSGVSLEDYQGRWVVLYFYPKDNTPGCTVEAQEFSALKDQFTELNAVILGLSPDSIKSHQNFTGKHALQVELLSDPEHEILKQFGAWRLKKNYGREYMGVARSTFLIDPSGVIRRTWPTVKASGHAAEVLAALKALV; via the coding sequence ATGACCGACTTCAAGATTCCGGCTCCAGGCGAACCGGCTCCGGCTTTTTGCCTCGACGGTGCGTCACGATCCGGGGTCAGTCTGGAGGACTACCAAGGGCGCTGGGTGGTCCTCTATTTCTACCCCAAGGACAACACCCCCGGCTGCACCGTGGAAGCGCAGGAGTTTTCCGCCCTGAAGGACCAGTTCACGGAACTGAATGCCGTGATTCTCGGATTGAGCCCTGACTCCATCAAATCCCATCAGAACTTCACGGGCAAGCATGCCCTGCAAGTGGAACTCTTGAGCGATCCCGAACATGAAATTCTCAAACAATTCGGGGCTTGGCGGCTCAAGAAGAACTACGGCAGGGAATACATGGGCGTGGCGCGTTCGACATTTCTCATCGATCCCTCCGGAGTGATCCGCCGCACCTGGCCCACTGTGAAAGCTTCCGGGCACGCGGCCGAAGTGCTGGCCGCCTTGAAAGCGCTGGTCTGA
- a CDS encoding sensor domain-containing diguanylate cyclase: MPRGQNTLLTELKSLVSAIETSARAGKSVALKAHLKELVAWARQLILRVPLASSAQAQEVEGLKRRLRASKTSFDSMISAYKAILDAFETFRGTVDLVQQTKRLEELPATLDSIRELRKLHTLHVVLDHDLFERRIPKGVGRASAATIRERLKQFSPSPHAPRLFLGEVGQIEKPGFFLGLEQDPPTGSCFIFALGHKYVHSKIIGVVAAYDPEPTRYAPEKATDFLSHFCDILACTLITALEHAQLEELTVRDALTGVNNRTYLERHAGRILDFAARKKLPVHLLFIDLNGFKAVNDTLGHEAGDVILVEVARSIKAMIRKYDIFVRLGGDEFVILLPGTDEDMTRTFVARLRRTLTDIDVSRVCSLDTNLRISASVGAALHQPPQSLESLIKAADLHMYEDKTLSKDGPVDRHHASIANNSHSPGKDRAIP, translated from the coding sequence ATGCCGCGCGGACAAAACACCCTACTGACGGAGCTCAAAAGCCTCGTCTCCGCCATCGAGACCAGCGCGCGTGCAGGCAAATCGGTCGCGCTCAAAGCCCATCTCAAGGAACTTGTCGCATGGGCCAGGCAACTCATCCTGCGCGTGCCCCTGGCCTCGTCCGCGCAGGCGCAGGAAGTCGAAGGCCTGAAGCGCAGGCTACGCGCCTCGAAAACCAGCTTCGATTCCATGATCTCGGCCTACAAGGCCATCCTGGACGCTTTTGAAACCTTTCGTGGAACCGTCGACCTCGTCCAGCAAACCAAACGCCTGGAAGAACTCCCCGCGACGCTGGACAGCATCCGTGAGTTGCGGAAACTGCATACCTTGCACGTCGTCCTGGATCATGATCTTTTCGAACGACGCATTCCAAAAGGAGTGGGCCGAGCTTCGGCAGCCACCATTCGCGAACGCCTGAAACAATTCTCACCCAGCCCGCACGCTCCGAGGCTCTTTCTCGGCGAGGTCGGGCAAATCGAAAAGCCCGGCTTTTTCCTCGGTCTGGAACAGGACCCTCCCACCGGGTCATGCTTCATCTTCGCCCTTGGCCACAAATACGTGCACTCCAAGATCATCGGGGTGGTGGCGGCATACGATCCCGAACCAACGCGCTACGCTCCAGAAAAGGCCACCGATTTTCTGAGCCATTTCTGCGATATCCTGGCGTGCACCCTGATCACCGCCCTGGAGCACGCCCAGCTCGAGGAATTGACCGTGCGTGACGCCCTGACCGGAGTGAACAACCGCACTTACCTGGAGCGCCATGCCGGACGCATCCTCGATTTCGCGGCGCGCAAAAAACTCCCCGTGCACCTGCTTTTCATCGATCTGAACGGGTTCAAGGCGGTCAACGACACCCTTGGACATGAGGCGGGGGATGTCATACTGGTGGAGGTGGCCAGATCCATCAAGGCCATGATCCGCAAGTACGACATCTTCGTGCGCCTCGGCGGAGACGAATTCGTCATCCTGCTCCCGGGCACGGACGAGGACATGACCCGAACGTTCGTGGCACGCCTGCGCCGGACCCTGACCGACATCGACGTCAGCCGGGTCTGCTCCCTGGACACGAATCTGCGAATTTCCGCCTCTGTCGGCGCGGCACTCCACCAGCCTCCCCAGAGCCTGGAAAGCCTCATCAAGGCCGCCGACCTGCACATGTACGAGGACAAAACGCTTTCAAAAGACGGTCCGGTCGACAGGCATCACGCCTCCATAGCAAATAACAGCCACTCTCCCGGCAAGGACCGCGCAATACCATGA